In Pseudothermotoga hypogea DSM 11164 = NBRC 106472, the following are encoded in one genomic region:
- a CDS encoding Glu/Leu/Phe/Val family dehydrogenase — MEKSLYEQALEVFRQAAKVMQLDPNIQKFLERPQRTIIVEFPVLMDDGRVEMFVGYRCQHSTALGPAKGGIRYHPNVTLDEVQTLAFWMTWKCSLLNLPYGGGKGGVKVDPSKLSKGELERLSRRFFFEISQFVGPHKDIPAPDVNTNPQVMAWYLDTYSMHVGYTALGVVTGKPVELGGSVGRNEATGRGVAVVAAEACKFLGKDVSKAKVAVQGFGNVGSFSAKILQEEFGAKIVAVSDVSAAYYDPNGIDISDLMAYRDSNKGLIDGYPKAQKIKHEELFELDVDILVPAALENAITEENADKIKAKLIVEGANGPVTPEADKILYSKGVTIIPDILANAGGVTVSYFEWVQDLQSFFWDLDDVRNKLAKMMKAAFAEVAKTKEKYNTDFRTAAYIVAIERVAKAVKLRGIYP, encoded by the coding sequence ATGGAAAAGTCACTGTATGAACAGGCGCTCGAGGTCTTCAGACAAGCAGCTAAAGTCATGCAGCTGGATCCCAACATTCAGAAGTTCCTCGAAAGGCCTCAGCGCACCATAATCGTGGAGTTCCCGGTTTTAATGGACGACGGCAGGGTCGAAATGTTCGTTGGTTACAGGTGTCAGCACAGCACGGCACTCGGTCCTGCAAAGGGAGGCATAAGGTACCATCCAAACGTCACGCTCGACGAAGTCCAGACCCTCGCGTTCTGGATGACATGGAAATGTTCGTTGCTCAACCTGCCTTACGGCGGCGGTAAAGGTGGCGTCAAAGTCGATCCGAGCAAACTGAGCAAGGGTGAACTTGAAAGGCTTTCGAGACGGTTCTTCTTCGAGATATCGCAGTTCGTTGGTCCACACAAGGACATTCCAGCTCCTGACGTGAACACGAACCCGCAGGTCATGGCGTGGTATCTGGACACCTACAGCATGCACGTTGGTTACACCGCGCTCGGAGTCGTGACGGGAAAGCCTGTGGAACTCGGAGGTTCGGTCGGCAGAAACGAAGCCACAGGTAGAGGCGTTGCCGTGGTGGCAGCTGAGGCATGCAAGTTTTTGGGCAAGGACGTCTCTAAAGCCAAGGTCGCCGTTCAGGGCTTTGGTAACGTTGGTTCCTTCTCTGCAAAGATACTTCAGGAAGAGTTCGGAGCGAAGATTGTTGCCGTGAGCGACGTTTCAGCGGCTTACTACGATCCGAACGGGATCGACATCAGCGATCTCATGGCTTACAGGGACAGCAACAAGGGACTCATCGACGGTTATCCGAAGGCTCAGAAGATCAAGCATGAGGAGCTGTTCGAACTCGACGTGGACATACTCGTTCCAGCCGCTCTTGAGAACGCCATCACGGAGGAGAACGCAGACAAGATCAAGGCGAAACTCATCGTGGAAGGCGCAAACGGACCTGTAACACCCGAGGCTGACAAGATCCTGTACTCAAAGGGTGTGACGATCATACCGGACATCCTCGCAAACGCTGGTGGCGTGACGGTCTCCTATTTCGAGTGGGTACAGGATCTGCAGTCGTTCTTCTGGGACCTGGACGACGTGAGGAACAAGCTCGCCAAGATGATGAAAGCTGCTTTCGCAGAAGTGGCGAAGACGAAGGAGAAGTACAACACAGACTTCAGAACCGCAGCGTACATCGTGGCGATCGAACGAGTGGCAAAGGCGGTCAAACTGAGGGGCATATATCCATAA
- a CDS encoding ABC transporter permease subunit produces the protein MKKLLSFFFVGLLNVFFFWIAFFLFNNAYHVLGALFLVLVFLIDFFIFNPKGYPYRYVAPALVLLTVFVIYPIYFTVKTAFTNYGTGHYMSKEEAIERLLYDPVYTYTIEDKTVQYKVFVAYDGLTPIHDDFLILFKIEGTLFIAEKPIPVKKKGKDVLLSEAQLVPIESSSYQLVPWSEELTEIRMITSGEKTYRAFYSPREEFLKLNAPLFKSRIAQFYLQRSDFVHPSGNKYALRIDRTGEWNFLRIERLYRLDLVQTLENDKPRTKLVVVNNRTNKPLIEREGSFYDVNEKNEEVYLIGYIDFVGWKNFLRILRDPRISGPFFKIFAWTFFWALFSVVFSLAVGLPFALVLNDPKLKGRNIYRTLLIIPWAIPVFISALVWRNGLLNESYGVINKFLLPALKLPAIRWMNDPFWARVGVLLVNVWLTYPYMMTISLGALQGIPYELYEAAMIDGAGKFRRFTGITFPLLMTVIAPLLVSSFAFSFNNFTIIYLITAGGPPIPGSTTPTGYTDILISYVYKLAFQAGTGQDFGLAAAISILIFFLVGGISYINFRFSGVFEEVGR, from the coding sequence ATCAAAAAGCTTTTGAGCTTTTTCTTTGTCGGCCTTCTGAACGTTTTTTTCTTCTGGATAGCCTTCTTTCTGTTCAACAATGCCTACCACGTTTTGGGTGCGCTGTTTCTGGTTCTCGTGTTTTTGATCGATTTTTTCATTTTCAATCCCAAGGGATACCCATACAGGTACGTTGCCCCCGCGTTGGTCCTGCTGACCGTGTTCGTGATCTATCCGATCTACTTCACCGTGAAAACCGCCTTCACCAACTACGGCACAGGACATTACATGTCGAAAGAAGAGGCCATCGAAAGACTTCTTTATGATCCAGTCTACACGTACACGATCGAGGACAAAACTGTTCAATACAAAGTCTTTGTCGCTTACGACGGTCTGACGCCGATCCACGACGACTTTTTGATTTTGTTCAAAATAGAAGGAACTCTGTTCATAGCTGAAAAACCGATCCCCGTCAAAAAGAAAGGAAAAGACGTGCTTCTGAGTGAAGCTCAGCTGGTACCGATTGAAAGTTCATCCTATCAGCTCGTGCCGTGGTCTGAGGAGCTCACAGAGATCAGAATGATCACTTCGGGAGAAAAAACCTACAGGGCTTTCTACTCACCACGGGAGGAATTTCTCAAACTGAACGCACCTTTGTTCAAGAGCCGAATCGCACAGTTCTACCTTCAGAGGTCGGATTTCGTCCACCCCAGCGGAAACAAATACGCGTTGAGAATAGATCGAACAGGTGAATGGAACTTCCTCAGGATAGAGAGGTTGTACAGGCTCGATCTGGTTCAGACGTTGGAGAACGATAAGCCCAGAACGAAATTGGTCGTTGTGAACAACAGAACGAACAAACCTTTGATCGAGAGGGAAGGTTCTTTCTACGACGTGAACGAGAAGAACGAAGAGGTCTACCTGATAGGCTACATAGACTTCGTCGGTTGGAAGAACTTTCTCAGAATCTTGAGAGATCCGAGAATCTCAGGACCGTTCTTCAAGATCTTCGCTTGGACCTTCTTCTGGGCGTTGTTCAGTGTGGTGTTTTCTTTGGCTGTGGGTCTGCCCTTCGCTTTGGTTTTGAACGATCCAAAGCTCAAAGGAAGAAACATCTACAGAACCTTGCTCATCATACCTTGGGCGATCCCCGTGTTCATCTCGGCGCTGGTTTGGAGGAACGGACTCCTCAACGAGAGCTACGGAGTGATCAACAAGTTCCTGCTGCCTGCACTCAAACTCCCCGCGATCAGATGGATGAACGATCCTTTCTGGGCGAGGGTTGGTGTTCTGCTCGTCAACGTTTGGCTCACCTATCCGTACATGATGACCATCTCGCTCGGGGCGCTTCAGGGTATACCTTACGAACTCTACGAGGCAGCCATGATCGATGGGGCTGGAAAGTTCAGACGGTTCACGGGCATAACCTTTCCGCTGCTCATGACCGTGATCGCACCGCTTCTCGTGAGTAGTTTCGCGTTCAGCTTCAACAACTTCACGATCATCTATCTCATCACGGCTGGAGGTCCACCCATACCAGGTTCGACCACACCCACGGGTTACACGGACATTCTCATATCCTACGTCTACAAGCTCGCGTTCCAGGCTGGAACGGGTCAAGACTTCGGCCTGGCGGCGGCCATATCGATCCTCATCTTCTTCCTTGTCGGTGGAATCAGTTACATCAATTTCAGATTCTCCGGCGTCTTCGAAGAGGTGGGAAGATGA
- the folK gene encoding 2-amino-4-hydroxy-6-hydroxymethyldihydropteridine diphosphokinase, whose protein sequence is MIIGVGVDVVDIERVDERLAKRILTDRELQEFQRIHNKKQFLASRFAVKEAFFKALGTGLRDFSFKDVELTHNELGKPVLVFHRDVGFNFAHVSVSHDRVAMAMVLLEKREGGIYVALGSNMGERLKNIQRACRLMESSGMRLLRTSPVYVTKPYGFADQPDFLNCVVEIETELTPFQLLEDLLNIEKFLGRVRDRKWGPRTIDLDIVLYGNVVLETENLTIPHYDLTNRQFVLRPLLDIADVEHPLKGKLRNFLKEGGECLLMTKNWYSN, encoded by the coding sequence ATGATCATCGGAGTCGGCGTCGATGTGGTCGACATCGAAAGAGTCGATGAAAGACTCGCCAAGAGGATCTTGACGGATCGTGAGCTACAAGAATTTCAACGAATTCACAACAAAAAGCAGTTTCTCGCATCGCGCTTTGCTGTGAAAGAAGCGTTCTTCAAGGCGCTGGGAACAGGCTTGAGAGATTTTTCTTTCAAGGATGTCGAACTGACGCACAATGAACTGGGAAAACCTGTGCTCGTCTTTCACAGGGACGTAGGTTTCAACTTCGCCCACGTGAGTGTGTCGCACGACAGAGTCGCGATGGCGATGGTCTTACTCGAGAAACGAGAAGGTGGCATTTACGTTGCGCTGGGCTCGAACATGGGTGAGAGGCTGAAGAACATACAGCGGGCGTGTCGCTTGATGGAAAGCTCTGGCATGAGATTGCTCAGAACTTCTCCGGTGTATGTGACGAAACCCTACGGATTTGCGGATCAACCCGATTTTCTCAACTGTGTCGTCGAGATCGAAACAGAATTGACGCCCTTTCAGCTTCTTGAAGATCTTCTGAACATAGAAAAGTTTCTGGGAAGAGTTCGTGACAGGAAATGGGGACCGAGAACGATAGATTTGGACATCGTCCTGTACGGCAACGTTGTCCTCGAGACTGAGAATCTGACGATACCTCACTACGACCTGACGAACAGACAGTTCGTGCTCAGACCTCTTCTCGACATTGCTGACGTCGAACACCCTTTGAAGGGCAAACTCAGAAACTTCCTGAAAGAAGGTGGAGAATGCCTACTGATGACGAAGAACTGGTACAGCAACTGA
- the malE gene encoding maltose/maltodextrin ABC transporter substrate-binding protein MalE, with the protein MRKLLIVVMVLTTLLIFAQTKLTIWCSEKQVDILQRLAEEFKAKYGVTVEVQYVNFSDIKPKFLTAAPEGQGADIIVGAHDWVGELVANGLLEPIPNFAELTQFFSSGLNAFSYGGRLYGLPYALEAIALIYNKDYVPEPPKTVEDMIKIAKEIDAEFAGEVRGLIFPVTTFYFVVPFIFGHGGYVFKDTPAGLDVRDIGLANEGAIKGAKLLKRLVDEKVVDPADNYQIMDSMFKEGKAAMIINGPWAIKDYKDAGIDYGVALIPELEPGLVARPFVGVQGFMVNAKSTNKLLAIEFLTNFIAKRDTMYRLYLADPRLPARKDVLELVKDNPDVVAFTLSAGNGIPMPNVPQMGFVWGAMDDALNLIVNGKATPEEALKNAVERIKAQIQ; encoded by the coding sequence ATGAGGAAGTTGCTCATCGTGGTGATGGTGCTTACGACACTGCTGATCTTTGCGCAGACGAAGCTCACCATCTGGTGCTCCGAGAAGCAGGTCGACATCTTGCAGAGGCTCGCGGAAGAGTTCAAGGCCAAATACGGCGTGACTGTCGAAGTCCAGTACGTGAACTTTTCGGACATCAAGCCGAAGTTCTTGACGGCGGCACCGGAGGGTCAGGGAGCAGACATCATCGTGGGTGCGCACGACTGGGTAGGAGAACTGGTGGCGAACGGCTTGCTCGAACCCATACCGAACTTCGCAGAGCTGACGCAGTTCTTCTCGAGTGGTTTGAACGCCTTCTCGTACGGTGGTAGACTCTACGGCCTGCCCTACGCACTTGAAGCGATCGCCTTGATCTACAACAAAGACTACGTGCCCGAGCCTCCGAAGACGGTGGAGGACATGATCAAGATCGCGAAAGAAATCGATGCAGAATTCGCAGGAGAGGTCAGAGGGCTCATCTTCCCAGTCACTACTTTCTACTTCGTGGTACCTTTCATCTTCGGACACGGTGGTTACGTCTTCAAAGACACTCCAGCCGGACTCGATGTCAGGGACATAGGTCTGGCGAACGAAGGAGCAATAAAGGGAGCCAAGCTTCTCAAGCGCCTGGTGGACGAGAAAGTGGTGGATCCAGCCGACAACTACCAGATCATGGACTCGATGTTCAAAGAGGGCAAGGCCGCGATGATAATCAACGGACCTTGGGCGATCAAAGACTACAAAGACGCAGGCATCGACTATGGCGTGGCGCTGATACCGGAACTTGAGCCCGGTTTGGTTGCAAGACCTTTCGTGGGCGTACAGGGCTTCATGGTGAACGCCAAGTCCACGAACAAACTTCTGGCGATCGAGTTTTTGACCAACTTCATCGCCAAGAGAGACACGATGTACAGGCTCTACCTCGCAGATCCAAGGCTGCCTGCAAGGAAAGACGTTCTCGAACTGGTCAAGGACAATCCAGACGTCGTTGCCTTCACACTGAGCGCAGGTAACGGTATACCCATGCCGAACGTACCGCAGATGGGATTCGTCTGGGGCGCGATGGACGATGCGCTGAACCTCATCGTCAACGGTAAAGCCACACCAGAAGAAGCCCTTAAGAACGCGGTCGAAAGGATCAAGGCTCAAATTCAATGA